In a single window of the Ruminococcus albus 7 = DSM 20455 genome:
- a CDS encoding RNA polymerase sigma factor produces MPLLKSYEDEEVFERLYHQYVKLMLHTAYQILQNSEEAEDAVQTAFLRIATHFSSIEKNICPKTANQFVIIVRNIAIDIYRKKKREAVVPLLEETVSEDFRTDSLDEAMQALPQEMRDILYLHHIYGLSVKEIAKLLNLKQDAVYKRLQRAAARLKKMMEEG; encoded by the coding sequence TTGCCTTTGCTGAAAAGCTACGAAGATGAAGAAGTATTTGAGCGACTGTATCATCAATATGTGAAGCTGATGCTGCACACTGCCTATCAGATTTTACAAAACAGCGAAGAAGCAGAGGACGCTGTCCAGACTGCCTTTCTGCGTATCGCAACGCATTTTTCAAGCATCGAAAAAAATATCTGTCCAAAAACGGCAAACCAATTCGTAATAATAGTCAGAAACATTGCGATCGATATATACCGGAAGAAAAAACGCGAGGCTGTGGTACCGCTCCTTGAGGAAACCGTTTCGGAGGACTTCCGCACAGATTCGCTGGACGAAGCAATGCAGGCACTGCCGCAGGAGATGCGGGATATCCTGTATCTGCATCACATCTACGGGCTGTCCGTCAAGGAGATTGCCAAGCTGCTGAATCTGAAGCAGGATGCGGTCTATAAGCGATTGCAGCGTGCGGCTGCACGACTGAAAAAGATGATGGAGGAGGGATGA
- a CDS encoding ATP-binding cassette domain-containing protein → MIEVQGLSLTISKTEILKHIDIRLESGKIHGLIGRNGSGKTMLMKCICGFVRPTAGSVTVAGKQIGKDCDFPESVGLIIETPGFIPYYSGYRNLKLLADLNKRISKDKIRSTMQTVGLDPDLKRHVRKYSLGMRQRLGLAQAIMENPDLLILDEPMNGLDKEGVADMRKYLLDLKAQGKTILIASHSAEDISVLCDTVCEMDKGVLMKQRGFPV, encoded by the coding sequence ATGATAGAGGTTCAGGGACTTTCGCTGACAATCAGCAAAACAGAGATACTGAAACACATTGATATCAGATTAGAATCCGGCAAGATTCACGGGCTGATCGGCAGGAACGGCAGCGGCAAAACAATGCTGATGAAGTGCATCTGCGGATTTGTGCGCCCGACTGCAGGCAGTGTGACCGTTGCCGGAAAACAGATCGGAAAGGACTGCGATTTTCCGGAATCGGTCGGTCTGATTATCGAAACACCGGGGTTTATTCCGTATTATTCAGGTTATCGGAATCTAAAGCTGCTTGCTGATTTGAATAAGCGAATCAGCAAAGACAAGATTCGCAGTACCATGCAAACGGTCGGACTTGATCCCGACCTGAAACGCCATGTGCGGAAATATTCTCTCGGAATGCGGCAGCGTTTGGGGCTGGCTCAGGCAATCATGGAAAATCCCGATCTGCTGATTCTCGACGAGCCAATGAACGGGCTTGACAAGGAGGGTGTTGCGGATATGCGGAAATACCTCCTTGACCTCAAAGCACAGGGCAAAACAATTCTGATTGCTTCGCACTCTGCGGAGGATATCTCTGTATTATGCGATACTGTATGTGAAATGGACAAGGGCGTGCTAATGAAACAGAGAGGATTTCCAGTTTGA
- a CDS encoding DUF4329 domain-containing protein: MTNFNKKLASALAVVTLFTCASSTCLTASASNFIGDVNNDNRVDNNDVNLLQRYVVYKDVSINRGNADINGDGNVNIADVVSLQKMTNNNRGSSISCTSKNNTLLSKGQQLTSPDGKYFAIMQKDGNFVVYYKTPVKNIVIWATYTQNNPGAYLALQQDGNLVVYNSSSRWIWQSKTSNRPFSDYILSLGNDGILRLRRKKDGRQLWSSPNNYPNLISQAQSRVKARHQYSSIDEAAKDFIIAYNGMSVNQNREYGAGIVKVGNKYTFNHIVWGPVRNSVNGELGDDNWNEINSSDAVAYVHTHGKVWNGDKANLVFSPDDMNVVDDSDHLQYAYLGNEHGDVYRYKKNSTHYSYNDYRNNGLASGDLIATYPQYSYLYSNDTSFRQNNNPGIYRLG; this comes from the coding sequence ATGACTAATTTTAATAAAAAACTGGCTTCGGCTTTAGCAGTAGTCACTTTATTTACATGTGCATCATCGACTTGCCTGACAGCATCAGCAAGTAATTTTATCGGTGATGTTAACAACGATAACAGAGTCGATAATAATGACGTGAATCTTCTGCAACGTTATGTTGTTTACAAAGACGTGTCAATCAACCGTGGTAATGCTGATATAAATGGTGATGGAAATGTAAATATTGCCGATGTAGTGTCATTACAAAAGATGACTAATAATAATAGAGGCAGTTCTATCTCCTGTACTTCGAAGAATAACACCCTACTTAGCAAAGGTCAGCAGTTGACCTCTCCAGATGGCAAATACTTCGCTATCATGCAGAAAGACGGTAATTTTGTTGTATATTACAAAACACCAGTAAAGAATATTGTAATCTGGGCAACATATACACAAAATAATCCCGGAGCATACCTTGCATTACAGCAGGATGGAAACCTTGTTGTCTATAATAGTTCATCTCGTTGGATCTGGCAATCCAAAACAAGCAATCGTCCATTTTCAGATTATATTCTCTCGCTCGGTAATGACGGAATTCTGAGACTTAGGCGAAAAAAAGATGGTAGGCAGCTTTGGAGCAGCCCAAATAATTATCCGAATCTGATTAGTCAAGCACAAAGCAGAGTCAAAGCAAGACATCAGTATTCTTCTATTGATGAAGCAGCAAAAGATTTTATAATTGCTTATAACGGCATGTCAGTTAATCAGAACAGAGAGTATGGTGCAGGCATTGTAAAGGTTGGAAACAAATATACATTTAATCATATTGTTTGGGGACCTGTCAGAAACAGTGTTAATGGTGAATTAGGCGATGATAATTGGAATGAAATAAATTCTTCAGATGCCGTTGCTTATGTTCATACACATGGTAAGGTATGGAATGGAGATAAAGCAAATCTTGTATTTTCTCCAGATGATATGAATGTTGTAGATGATTCCGATCATCTTCAGTATGCTTATCTTGGCAACGAGCATGGTGATGTATATAGGTATAAGAAGAACTCAACTCATTACAGCTATAATGATTATAGAAATAATGGATTGGCAAGCGGTGATCTGATCGCAACTTATCCGCAATATTCATATTTATATTCAAACGATACCTCTTTTAGGCAGAATAACAATCCCGGCATATACAGACTCGGATAA
- a CDS encoding ABC transporter permease: MFKIVYRYILRNKKYSIGAIIGIIVSTMLMFSMIQISASYIISYRSFISSGAPQDFYVVDLSYDELTAINDKFSNMGKDKPDRYLSTIYVGDMDYDLSKASVIMGYEGDLDYFKKTSLINGEYPSAENEICVEESYTISNPELKIGDDLTLVFTLTDQTDEKQLKVSRTFKVCGIIKDTMDTGNFFFSNLKTAADIYSENGLPCSKSNSITVEAEEGNLNEDKQVIAVNAISDIVVDGTPEDRRYFNYEQLIRNEEKTANYDEEGSFRAVSLGIFLLSLIIAVCLTIFVYNTITLSFARKISVFGTMRCIGLNNRQLIRFILSEQFLIVSAGTIIGMASGALLNLAVAEKIMSALINTAASMKVEQKVSTYLITYLLTLVSSFIACLKLILKIRKTNPVNIRTFNATKKMLTEKTKMFSSKNYLFGLAIRNLRRNFAKSAIQTVTLTVSFLLCLVISNVFAVVGFNSVKNAADFSDYSIQANIIDLKSKNNSFTEADLDQLRSTDKVEKVYTEKCFVDYTWDKAEQQDEDGNLQVMLYDDELWTQFSKINGITYDGSDSFSVLISGNEYKEVEIYSRDTDNRFIVKPDHWFAAASQLNYALYHNSNTLIINEKLAESNNMENKGYCAFLVKTDRSMSELSAMTFSASDVYVTDLHDGRAESESQLIGMIIISGYIVIATIVLSFMIISNTIKENMTSRRSEYGVMRAMGLKLKDLWTVACYENLVLSLIAVLISIPLSLIVNVYISFVLFDKIKISILAYLLVNLIFIGAIELFAYFNIKGSTKDSIVEMIYER, from the coding sequence ATGTTTAAAATAGTATACAGATATATCCTGAGAAATAAGAAGTATAGTATAGGCGCAATAATAGGTATCATTGTATCAACGATGCTGATGTTCAGTATGATACAGATCAGCGCAAGCTATATTATTTCATACAGGTCTTTCATTAGTTCGGGAGCACCGCAGGATTTCTACGTGGTGGATCTTAGTTATGATGAACTTACAGCTATAAATGATAAGTTCAGTAATATGGGAAAAGATAAGCCTGACAGATACCTTTCTACCATTTACGTTGGCGATATGGACTATGACCTCTCGAAAGCATCAGTCATTATGGGATACGAAGGTGATCTGGATTACTTCAAGAAAACTTCGCTTATAAACGGTGAATACCCTTCAGCCGAAAACGAGATATGCGTTGAGGAAAGCTACACTATATCCAATCCCGAACTAAAAATAGGCGATGACCTTACCCTTGTTTTTACACTGACAGATCAGACCGATGAGAAACAGTTGAAAGTCAGCAGAACTTTCAAAGTGTGCGGAATAATAAAAGACACTATGGATACGGGAAATTTCTTCTTTTCCAATCTAAAAACAGCCGCAGATATCTACAGTGAAAACGGTCTGCCATGCAGCAAATCCAATTCAATAACAGTCGAAGCAGAGGAAGGAAACCTCAATGAAGATAAGCAAGTCATTGCTGTTAATGCTATAAGCGATATCGTAGTTGATGGGACTCCCGAAGATAGAAGATATTTCAACTACGAACAGCTTATCCGAAATGAAGAAAAGACTGCGAATTACGATGAAGAGGGTTCATTCAGGGCGGTATCACTGGGTATATTTCTACTTTCGCTTATAATCGCAGTCTGCCTGACTATATTCGTCTATAACACGATCACTCTCAGCTTTGCACGCAAGATAAGTGTTTTCGGTACTATGCGCTGTATCGGTCTAAACAACAGGCAGCTCATACGGTTCATTCTCTCTGAGCAGTTCCTGATTGTATCGGCAGGAACGATCATAGGTATGGCATCAGGTGCACTGCTTAATCTTGCTGTGGCCGAGAAGATAATGTCTGCACTGATAAATACAGCCGCAAGCATGAAAGTAGAACAGAAAGTATCCACCTATCTGATTACCTATCTGCTTACCCTTGTTTCGTCATTTATTGCCTGCCTTAAACTTATACTTAAAATCAGGAAGACCAATCCTGTAAATATAAGGACATTCAATGCCACCAAAAAGATGCTCACAGAAAAGACAAAAATGTTTTCTTCAAAAAATTATCTTTTTGGTCTTGCTATACGCAATCTTAGAAGGAACTTTGCAAAGAGCGCCATACAGACTGTTACACTAACTGTTAGCTTTCTGCTATGCCTGGTGATAAGTAATGTATTTGCGGTAGTAGGTTTCAATTCTGTCAAGAACGCAGCCGATTTCAGTGATTATTCAATACAGGCAAATATCATCGATCTTAAAAGTAAAAATAACAGTTTCACCGAAGCCGATCTGGATCAACTGCGTTCTACGGATAAGGTAGAAAAGGTATATACAGAGAAATGTTTTGTTGATTACACATGGGACAAAGCAGAACAACAGGACGAAGACGGTAATCTTCAGGTGATGCTGTATGACGATGAACTTTGGACACAGTTTTCGAAAATCAATGGCATCACTTATGACGGATCAGATTCATTTTCAGTATTGATATCAGGAAATGAGTATAAAGAGGTAGAGATCTATTCACGAGATACGGATAATAGGTTCATTGTGAAGCCAGATCACTGGTTTGCTGCTGCCAGCCAGTTAAATTATGCGCTGTACCACAACAGTAATACTCTAATAATAAATGAAAAGCTGGCAGAAAGCAATAATATGGAAAACAAAGGCTACTGTGCATTCCTTGTCAAAACGGATCGTTCAATGTCCGAGCTTTCAGCTATGACATTTTCAGCTTCTGATGTATATGTTACCGATCTTCACGATGGACGTGCAGAATCTGAATCACAGCTTATCGGTATGATCATCATATCAGGATATATAGTTATTGCAACAATAGTGCTCAGTTTTATGATAATAAGCAATACTATCAAGGAAAATATGACAAGCAGAAGGTCGGAATATGGCGTTATGCGAGCTATGGGTCTGAAACTGAAAGATCTGTGGACAGTAGCCTGCTATGAGAACCTTGTGCTTTCACTAATAGCGGTTCTGATAAGTATACCACTTTCTCTTATAGTAAATGTTTATATTTCCTTTGTACTGTTTGATAAGATAAAAATATCGATACTTGCATATCTGCTCGTAAATCTGATATTCATAGGTGCGATAGAACTGTTTGCATATTTCAATATCAAGGGCAGTACAAAAGATTCGATAGTAGAAATGATATATGAAAGGTAG
- a CDS encoding ABC transporter ATP-binding protein, with translation MGIISLKNVNKYYKTGDNSFHALKDINLEIEEGEFVVILGKSGSGKSTLLNVIGGLDGYDSGDVIMEGFNYQNADDTLMSDLRCRKIGFVFQAYNLIPVLNVYENITFPVNINGGKIDKEYIANIIKELGLEGKEMSFPNQLSGGQQQRVAIARALANKPKIVLADEPTGNLDTAISSDVIELLTHGVKEYGHTLVMITHDPDIAQYADRVVTIEDGRIV, from the coding sequence ATGGGTATTATTTCATTAAAAAACGTAAACAAATACTATAAAACAGGTGATAACTCCTTTCACGCATTAAAGGATATTAACCTTGAAATCGAAGAAGGCGAGTTCGTTGTTATACTTGGAAAAAGCGGTTCGGGAAAAAGTACTCTGCTTAATGTCATCGGGGGGCTTGACGGATATGATTCGGGTGATGTTATCATGGAGGGTTTCAATTACCAAAATGCTGACGATACTTTGATGTCAGATCTTAGATGCAGAAAGATAGGATTTGTTTTCCAGGCTTACAATCTCATACCAGTACTCAATGTTTATGAGAATATCACCTTTCCGGTAAATATAAACGGTGGAAAGATAGATAAGGAATACATAGCGAATATCATAAAAGAACTGGGACTTGAAGGCAAGGAAATGTCATTCCCGAATCAGCTTTCGGGTGGACAGCAGCAAAGAGTTGCTATAGCAAGAGCTCTTGCCAATAAACCTAAGATAGTTCTTGCAGATGAACCCACAGGAAATTTGGATACTGCCATAAGCTCAGATGTAATAGAGCTACTTACCCATGGAGTAAAGGAGTATGGTCATACTCTAGTAATGATAACTCACGATCCTGATATCGCACAGTACGCAGACAGAGTTGTAACTATAGAAGATGGTAGAATCGTATAA
- a CDS encoding AAA family ATPase, whose amino-acid sequence MTNAVRSEPNCVLLLDEIEKAHPKVYNALLQVMDYGMMTDSKGIKVDFTNTVIIMTSNAGAASIVKKNVGFAKVSETVDNSAMDKALEEKFPPEFRGRLTDVI is encoded by the coding sequence TTGACCAACGCTGTAAGATCTGAACCAAATTGTGTTCTTCTCCTGGACGAAATAGAGAAAGCTCACCCAAAGGTCTATAACGCTCTTCTTCAGGTCATGGACTACGGTATGATGACCGACTCAAAGGGAATAAAGGTCGATTTTACCAATACTGTCATAATAATGACTTCAAATGCAGGTGCTGCATCCATAGTAAAAAAGAACGTAGGCTTCGCAAAAGTTTCTGAAACAGTTGATAATTCTGCAATGGACAAAGCACTCGAAGAGAAATTCCCGCCCGAATTCAGAGGCAGACTTACAGATGTCATATAA
- a CDS encoding BspA family leucine-rich repeat surface protein yields MKMKKVLAVMMAFCMTAGAVSYVPPVKAHAITTKLAPADSDCYYFDETTGTLTLRGVVDGDALRNLDYKGKVISIVAEEGTVFPENSYWLFKGYYNCTSINLSKVDTSSVTNMDAMFYRCQNLTYLDLSGFDTRNVTRMADMFFYNSKLTKLDLSTFNTSQVTDMTDMFYNCSSLTTLDLSGFDTSQVTRRDSMFKLCSDLKELTLGEKFSGIPKDAELPNGEGWVNAKAPTTVISGNGDFAEIENSGKNTYKRLPIVEETKPTYPTNIKVEYSEKYRQVRFTWDKVEGADRYGIAVYLAGKWRVQNQNITGTVYTSPKNLTPGMTYKVAIAASVNGKWDTANAIKNAVTVTVRGNNSYVKPDIELKYSWDLYVIADEITMYLGPDTSYGKVTTIPRKTFLDELGIMNDNDNWAFTKYNGQYGWVQMVNEKGIMEVQIWGPVAAKPVIYLYPEKETDVHVEVELTEAELYTTYPKYNNGWDVVAKPDGSLVNKADGTHHRYLFWDAVNCRTEFDLSKGFCVAGSDTESFLKEKLSYMGLTEDEMNEFIVYWLPKMEHNKYNLISFQSDKYTDSAKLNITPTPDSMLRVFMTYVPLEEAVDIELQELSTFERSGFTVVEWGGSEL; encoded by the coding sequence ATGAAGATGAAAAAAGTTTTAGCAGTAATGATGGCGTTTTGTATGACAGCGGGTGCTGTCAGCTATGTTCCGCCGGTAAAAGCACACGCCATCACAACTAAGTTAGCTCCGGCTGATTCAGACTGTTATTATTTTGATGAAACAACAGGCACACTTACACTCAGAGGTGTGGTTGACGGTGATGCATTAAGAAATTTAGATTACAAGGGTAAGGTAATCTCAATTGTAGCTGAAGAAGGTACTGTATTTCCAGAAAATTCTTATTGGCTATTTAAAGGATATTACAATTGTACTTCTATCAATCTTTCGAAAGTTGACACCAGCAGTGTAACAAATATGGATGCTATGTTTTACAGGTGTCAAAATTTAACTTATCTTGATCTGAGCGGCTTTGATACAAGAAATGTTACTAGAATGGCAGATATGTTTTTTTATAATTCCAAATTGACCAAACTAGATTTGAGCACTTTTAACACCAGTCAGGTTACTGACATGACAGATATGTTCTACAATTGTTCAAGCCTGACTACACTTGATCTGAGTGGTTTTGACACAAGCCAAGTTACAAGAAGGGACAGTATGTTCAAGCTTTGTTCAGACTTAAAAGAACTCACTCTCGGCGAGAAATTTTCCGGCATACCAAAAGATGCTGAACTCCCCAATGGCGAGGGCTGGGTAAACGCAAAAGCTCCCACAACTGTTATCAGCGGCAATGGTGATTTTGCTGAAATCGAAAACAGCGGTAAGAACACCTACAAACGCTTACCTATCGTTGAAGAAACCAAGCCCACCTACCCAACAAACATCAAGGTGGAATACAGTGAGAAGTACCGTCAGGTAAGATTTACATGGGACAAAGTCGAAGGTGCTGACAGATATGGTATAGCTGTATACCTGGCAGGAAAGTGGAGAGTACAGAATCAGAATATAACCGGTACGGTTTACACTTCTCCCAAAAACCTTACCCCTGGCATGACTTACAAAGTAGCAATCGCCGCAAGCGTGAACGGTAAATGGGATACAGCTAACGCTATCAAAAATGCTGTAACTGTTACCGTAAGAGGCAATAATTCCTATGTCAAGCCTGACATAGAGCTCAAATATAGTTGGGACTTATATGTTATTGCCGATGAGATCACTATGTATCTCGGACCTGATACAAGCTACGGTAAAGTTACTACTATCCCTAGAAAAACTTTCCTTGATGAACTCGGCATTATGAATGATAATGACAACTGGGCATTTACAAAGTATAACGGACAGTATGGCTGGGTACAAATGGTTAATGAAAAAGGTATAATGGAGGTTCAAATTTGGGGTCCCGTGGCTGCCAAGCCTGTTATCTACCTCTATCCCGAAAAGGAGACAGATGTTCATGTTGAGGTTGAGCTGACCGAAGCTGAACTTTACACTACCTATCCTAAGTACAACAACGGCTGGGATGTAGTAGCTAAGCCAGACGGATCACTTGTGAACAAGGCTGACGGCACTCATCACAGATACCTGTTCTGGGACGCTGTAAACTGTCGTACAGAATTTGATCTCTCCAAAGGATTCTGTGTAGCAGGCAGTGATACCGAGAGTTTCCTCAAAGAGAAACTCAGCTATATGGGTCTGACCGAAGATGAGATGAACGAGTTTATCGTATACTGGCTGCCTAAAATGGAGCATAATAAGTATAATCTCATCTCCTTCCAGAGTGACAAATATACAGATTCCGCAAAGCTGAACATCACACCCACACCCGACAGTATGCTGCGCGTATTCATGACATATGTACCACTTGAAGAGGCAGTGGACATCGAACTGCAGGAACTTTCCACATTTGAAAGAAGCGGCTTCACAGTCGTTGAATGGGGCGGTTCCGAATTATGA